Proteins encoded by one window of uncultured Ilyobacter sp.:
- a CDS encoding 3-keto-5-aminohexanoate cleavage protein, which translates to MEKLIITLAPTGNVPTKEINPNTPITVEEIVADVKKCQKLGVSLVHLHVRDENGNPTCDREIYKKLLEQIKKENIDVITQVSTGARGGKSDAEWRGQMLDLDTEMASLSTGSSNFATSMNSNSPQLIKELADKMKSNGIKPEIEVFDSAMIANAIRLEKKGILDGPLHFDLVMNVPGSLPGTLKNLLFLIESLPPKSTFSVSGIGSSQVEMLTASILMGGHVRTGMEDVVKMKDGSMASNYLLVEQVVKIANALGREIATKEEAKEILGVS; encoded by the coding sequence ATGGAAAAGTTAATAATTACACTTGCGCCTACGGGAAACGTACCAACAAAGGAAATCAATCCAAACACGCCTATAACAGTAGAGGAAATTGTTGCTGATGTAAAAAAATGCCAAAAATTAGGAGTATCTTTGGTACATTTGCACGTTAGAGATGAGAATGGAAATCCAACATGTGATAGGGAAATATATAAAAAATTATTAGAACAAATTAAAAAAGAAAATATTGATGTAATTACTCAAGTTTCAACGGGTGCTAGAGGAGGAAAAAGTGATGCAGAGTGGAGAGGTCAAATGTTAGACCTTGATACTGAAATGGCGTCCCTATCTACTGGATCATCAAATTTTGCAACGAGTATGAATAGTAATTCACCACAACTAATAAAAGAACTAGCAGATAAAATGAAATCAAATGGAATAAAACCTGAGATAGAGGTATTTGACAGTGCCATGATAGCTAACGCAATAAGACTTGAAAAAAAAGGAATTTTAGACGGTCCCCTTCATTTTGACTTAGTCATGAATGTACCTGGATCTTTACCGGGGACTCTTAAGAACTTATTATTTTTAATAGAAAGTTTACCTCCAAAGAGTACTTTTTCTGTGAGTGGTATTGGAAGTTCACAGGTGGAGATGCTAACGGCTTCAATCCTTATGGGTGGGCATGTAAGAACCGGAATGGAAGATGTAGTTAAAATGAAAGATGGTTCAATGGCAAGTAATTATTTACTTGTAGAGCAAGTTGTTAAAATAGCAAATGCCCTAGGTAGGGAGATAGCAACTAAAGAAGAAGCTAAAGAAATACTGGGAGTTTCTTAA
- a CDS encoding TIGR00366 family protein, with protein MIKKLTDVLVKMVKKYLPNPFVFALILTAIVFFLGIFYTDFGPVEMLDFWYNGYFSLLKFTMQMVFILITGYALAKSPVVGNMLKKLALIPKTPVQAIMFTCAVSYACGYLNWGFGLIAGALIAKEIAVQNSGKGIHYPILIAAAYSGNIVRGPSTSIPLAIATKGHFLEDVIGIVPVSQTLYSSWNIVITLTLFVSIPLLYRVMAPKYGEAVIEVDFEKIKEPEVKLFSKEILDTPASKLNNSSFLTLIISIPGLMYIIMYFLKNGLKLNLNIVIFIFLILGLLAHKTPINYVNSINDAIKTCGGIALLFPFYAGIMGIMKSSGLAVMMSNMFVSISTAQTFPLYTFWSAGLVNLFVPSGGGQWAVQGPIMIPAAVKVGANVSKVAMALAWGDSWTNQIQPFWALPILAIAGLDVKDIMGYCLMVAILAGTVISGLLVFL; from the coding sequence ATGATTAAAAAATTAACTGATGTGCTAGTAAAAATGGTTAAAAAATACTTGCCAAATCCTTTTGTTTTTGCATTGATACTGACTGCTATAGTGTTTTTTCTAGGAATTTTTTATACTGATTTTGGACCAGTTGAAATGCTTGATTTTTGGTATAATGGTTACTTTAGTTTATTAAAATTTACGATGCAAATGGTATTTATTTTGATAACAGGCTATGCTTTGGCTAAGTCACCCGTTGTTGGAAATATGCTTAAAAAACTGGCTCTTATTCCTAAAACACCTGTACAAGCGATTATGTTTACTTGTGCTGTTTCTTATGCATGTGGATATCTCAATTGGGGATTTGGACTAATTGCAGGTGCTCTTATTGCTAAAGAAATAGCCGTTCAGAATAGTGGAAAAGGTATACATTATCCTATTCTTATTGCAGCCGCTTATAGTGGTAATATAGTTAGAGGACCATCTACTTCAATTCCTCTTGCTATTGCAACCAAGGGACATTTTTTAGAGGATGTCATTGGAATAGTCCCTGTATCTCAGACTTTATATAGTTCATGGAATATTGTTATTACATTAACATTATTTGTTTCCATACCTTTATTATACAGAGTAATGGCTCCAAAATATGGAGAAGCAGTAATAGAAGTTGATTTTGAAAAAATAAAAGAACCAGAAGTAAAACTTTTTTCCAAAGAAATTTTGGATACACCTGCATCAAAATTAAATAATAGCAGCTTTCTTACTTTAATTATTTCTATTCCTGGTTTAATGTATATAATTATGTATTTTTTAAAAAATGGACTCAAGCTTAATTTAAATATTGTAATATTTATATTCCTAATTTTGGGTCTCCTTGCTCATAAAACTCCCATAAATTATGTTAATTCTATTAATGATGCTATTAAAACATGTGGCGGAATTGCTCTTCTTTTTCCGTTCTATGCTGGAATAATGGGAATAATGAAAAGTTCAGGTTTAGCTGTAATGATGTCAAATATGTTTGTTTCCATTTCTACAGCTCAAACATTTCCACTCTATACCTTTTGGAGTGCTGGTCTGGTTAATTTATTTGTGCCATCTGGTGGAGGTCAATGGGCAGTTCAGGGACCAATTATGATACCGGCTGCTGTTAAAGTTGGAGCAAATGTATCAAAAGTTGCGATGGCATTGGCTTGGGGAGATTCTTGGACAAATCAAATACAACCATTTTGGGCATTACCAATACTTGCAATTGCTGGACTTGATGTTAAAGATATTATGGGGTACTGTTTGATGGTAGCAATACTAGCTGGAACGGTAATTAGTGGGTTATTAGTATTTCTATAA
- a CDS encoding transposase, translated as MSIRSEELEGELDETLGYSKYERANKTENSRNGYNQKKVKTSLGEVELDIPRDREGSFEPAVIPKYSRDISDIEDKIISMYGRGMSTTDTNNHLEEIYGMSFSSTLIK; from the coding sequence ATATCCATACGCTCTGAGGAGCTGGAAGGTGAACTGGATGAAACCCTTGGATATTCTAAATATGAAAGGGCTAATAAGACAGAAAACTCTAGAAATGGATATAACCAGAAGAAAGTAAAGACCAGTCTTGGAGAGGTTGAACTTGATATTCCAAGAGATAGAGAGGGCAGTTTTGAGCCTGCTGTTATTCCTAAATATTCACGTGATATTTCAGATATTGAAGATAAAATAATATCCATGTATGGGCGTGGCATGTCCACTACAGATACAAATAATCATCTTGAGGAAATTTATGGTATGAGCTTCTCTTCCACGCTAATTAAGTAG
- a CDS encoding transposase, which translates to MLEGRKEILGIYIGENETSKFWLSVMTDLKNRGVKDILIASVDGLNGFDNAILSIFPQAQIQRCIVHQIRNTIKYVSYKDRKSFAYDLKSIYTAPSEEARLIALNTIKDSWKLKYPYALRSWKVNWMKPLDILNMKGLIRQKTLEMDITRRK; encoded by the coding sequence ATTTTAGAAGGAAGAAAAGAAATTTTAGGAATATATATAGGTGAGAATGAAACCTCAAAATTCTGGTTATCGGTAATGACTGATCTTAAAAACAGAGGGGTTAAAGATATCCTCATAGCTTCTGTTGATGGTCTGAATGGATTTGATAATGCTATTCTGAGTATATTTCCACAAGCTCAGATCCAGAGGTGCATAGTTCACCAAATAAGGAATACTATAAAATATGTGAGCTACAAAGACAGGAAATCTTTTGCGTATGACTTAAAATCTATTTACACCGCCCCCAGTGAAGAAGCAAGACTAATCGCTCTTAATACTATCAAGGATTCTTGGAAATTAAAATATCCATACGCTCTGAGGAGCTGGAAGGTGAACTGGATGAAACCCTTGGATATTCTAAATATGAAAGGGCTAATAAGACAGAAAACTCTAGAAATGGATATAACCAGAAGAAAGTAA
- a CDS encoding transposase — protein MKDIEEALEAEIEEELGYSKYDLANKSTTNSRNGKYKKTVKSSAGNIDLLVPRDREGAYQPKIVEKNQRDISKLEDNILSLYGKGMSTRDISSHVQDIYGFEVSAESVSRITDKLIPLIQEWQSRPLDPVYPFIFLDAVHYSVKEENRIVKKAAMLS, from the coding sequence ATTAAGGATATCGAAGAAGCTTTAGAAGCTGAAATTGAAGAAGAGCTTGGATATTCCAAGTATGATTTAGCCAACAAATCCACTACTAACTCTAGAAATGGTAAGTATAAGAAAACTGTTAAATCAAGCGCTGGCAACATTGATCTCCTTGTTCCCAGAGATAGAGAAGGTGCATATCAGCCTAAGATTGTTGAAAAAAATCAAAGAGACATCTCTAAATTGGAAGATAATATTCTATCGCTTTATGGAAAGGGAATGAGTACTAGGGATATCAGCTCTCATGTTCAGGATATCTATGGATTTGAAGTGTCTGCAGAGAGTGTTAGTAGAATAACAGATAAACTAATTCCTCTTATTCAGGAATGGCAGAGCAGACCTCTTGATCCTGTATATCCATTCATTTTCCTTGATGCAGTCCATTATTCTGTAAAGGAGGAGAATAGGATTGTTAAAAAGGCTGCTATGTTGTCCTAG
- a CDS encoding electron transfer flavoprotein subunit alpha/FixB family protein, which translates to MNLDDYRGILVFAEQREGEIQNVGLELLGKAKELASEINEEVTAILLGYQVEHLSKELISYGADKVVVVDDEGLKFYDTEAYAQAFSSVIEDKKPEIVLVGATTIGRDLGPRVSARVVTGLTADCTKLEISEDRELLMTRPAFGGNLMATIICPDHRPQMSTVRPGVMQKFSKDEARTGEVEKFDVEFDKSKMKVKIIEIIKEEKEKIDITEANVLISGGRGVGSADNFKKLEGLAEEIGGTVSASRAIIDSGWIDHDRQVGQTGKTVRPDIYFALGISGAIQHVAGMEESEYIIAINKDKGAPIFNISDLGIVGDVSKIVPMITEEIKLLKSQKS; encoded by the coding sequence ATGAATTTAGATGATTATAGAGGAATCTTAGTATTTGCAGAGCAAAGAGAAGGAGAGATCCAGAATGTGGGACTCGAACTTCTAGGAAAAGCAAAAGAACTGGCTTCTGAAATAAACGAAGAGGTTACGGCGATTCTACTTGGATATCAAGTGGAACATTTATCTAAAGAATTGATTTCATATGGAGCTGACAAAGTTGTTGTGGTAGATGATGAAGGACTAAAGTTTTATGATACAGAAGCTTACGCGCAGGCTTTTTCATCAGTTATAGAGGATAAAAAACCTGAAATCGTTTTGGTAGGAGCTACAACTATAGGAAGAGACCTTGGTCCAAGAGTCTCTGCAAGGGTTGTTACTGGACTTACTGCTGACTGTACAAAACTTGAGATTTCAGAAGATAGAGAACTCCTTATGACAAGACCTGCTTTTGGTGGAAATTTAATGGCTACAATAATCTGCCCTGATCATAGACCACAGATGTCAACAGTAAGACCTGGAGTAATGCAAAAATTCTCAAAAGATGAGGCTAGAACAGGTGAAGTTGAAAAATTTGATGTGGAATTTGATAAGTCGAAAATGAAGGTAAAAATAATTGAAATAATAAAAGAAGAAAAAGAGAAAATAGATATTACAGAAGCCAATGTTCTAATTTCTGGAGGAAGAGGAGTCGGAAGTGCCGATAACTTCAAAAAACTAGAGGGACTTGCAGAAGAGATAGGGGGAACTGTATCTGCATCGAGAGCAATTATAGATTCAGGTTGGATAGATCACGACAGACAGGTTGGACAAACAGGTAAAACAGTAAGACCTGATATTTATTTTGCACTAGGAATTTCAGGAGCAATACAACACGTGGCTGGAATGGAAGAATCAGAGTATATAATAGCTATAAATAAGGATAAGGGAGCTCCTATATTTAATATTTCAGATTTAGGAATTGTAGGAGATGTGTCAAAAATAGTTCCTATGATCACGGAAGAAATAAAGTTGTTGAAAAGTCAAAAATCATAA
- a CDS encoding electron transfer flavoprotein subunit beta/FixA family protein, whose protein sequence is MKIVVCVKQVPDTTEIRLDPVTGTLIRDGVPSIINPDDKAGLEEALKLKDKFGAHVTAITMGPPQAQEALRETLAMGADRAILLTDRKFAGADTLATSNALAAAIKELDYDMIIAGRQAIDGDTAQVGPQIAEHLGMPQVSYVKDIECDENKTLTIKRAVEDGYYLLQVKMPCLVTVLTEANKPRYMSVKGIVEAYDTDVEVWDTTNITVDLEKLGLKGSPTKVRKSFTKGAKQAGKVYELEPKEAAKLIVEKLKESFVI, encoded by the coding sequence ATGAAAATAGTAGTTTGTGTAAAACAGGTGCCTGATACTACAGAGATCAGATTAGACCCTGTAACTGGAACACTAATAAGAGATGGAGTACCTAGTATTATTAATCCTGATGATAAAGCTGGACTAGAAGAGGCTTTAAAGCTTAAAGATAAATTTGGAGCTCATGTTACTGCAATTACAATGGGTCCCCCTCAAGCGCAAGAAGCCTTGAGAGAAACTCTGGCAATGGGTGCAGACAGAGCAATATTACTTACAGATAGAAAATTTGCAGGAGCAGATACTTTAGCTACTTCTAATGCCCTTGCCGCTGCAATAAAAGAACTTGACTATGATATGATCATAGCCGGAAGACAGGCTATAGACGGAGATACTGCTCAGGTTGGTCCACAAATTGCAGAACATCTTGGAATGCCACAGGTATCCTATGTAAAAGATATAGAGTGTGATGAAAACAAGACTTTAACAATAAAAAGAGCTGTAGAAGATGGATATTATCTTCTTCAAGTTAAAATGCCTTGCCTTGTTACAGTATTGACTGAGGCAAATAAGCCTAGATATATGTCTGTAAAAGGTATCGTTGAAGCCTATGACACAGATGTAGAGGTATGGGATACTACAAATATTACTGTAGACCTTGAAAAACTAGGATTAAAGGGTTCCCCTACAAAGGTAAGGAAGTCATTTACAAAAGGAGCAAAACAAGCTGGAAAGGTTTATGAATTAGAACCTAAAGAAGCGGCAAAGTTGATCGTAGAAAAACTCAAAGAGAGCTTTGTTATCTAA
- a CDS encoding acyl-CoA dehydrogenase, which yields MNFELPKTHVLFRQMIREFVENEVKPIAADIDEEERFPIETVKKMNEIGLMGIPVPKEYGGAGGDNLMYAMAVEELSKACATTGVIVSAHTSLGMAPILEFGTDAQKKKYLPKMTTGEWLGAFGLTEPNAGTDAAGQQTTAHFDEKTNEWVLNGSKIFITNAGYAHVYIIFAMTDKSKGLKGITAFILEADTPGFSVGKKEKKLGIKGSATCELIMEDCRIPKENLLRAIGKGFKIAMMTLDGGRIGIASQALGISQGALDESINYVKERKQFGRSIAVFQNTQFQLADMHTKTKAARMLVYSAACKKSSKKPYSQDAAMAKLLAAETAMEVTTKAVQLHGGYGYTREYPVERMMRDAKITEIYEGTSEVQKMVISAGLLK from the coding sequence ATGAATTTCGAGTTACCTAAGACGCATGTGCTTTTTAGACAAATGATCAGAGAATTTGTTGAAAACGAAGTAAAGCCAATAGCTGCTGACATAGATGAAGAAGAGAGATTTCCAATTGAAACTGTAAAAAAAATGAATGAGATAGGACTTATGGGAATACCTGTACCAAAAGAATACGGCGGTGCCGGTGGTGATAACCTTATGTATGCAATGGCAGTAGAGGAACTTTCAAAAGCTTGTGCGACTACCGGTGTAATAGTGTCGGCTCATACTTCCCTTGGTATGGCTCCAATTTTAGAGTTTGGAACAGATGCTCAAAAGAAAAAATATTTACCTAAGATGACAACAGGAGAATGGTTAGGAGCCTTTGGTCTTACTGAACCAAATGCAGGAACTGATGCAGCAGGTCAACAGACAACAGCTCATTTTGATGAAAAAACCAATGAGTGGGTATTAAATGGTTCTAAAATATTTATAACAAATGCAGGATATGCCCATGTATATATAATATTTGCCATGACAGATAAATCAAAGGGTTTAAAAGGAATAACAGCATTTATTTTAGAGGCAGATACTCCAGGATTTAGCGTAGGTAAAAAAGAGAAAAAACTGGGAATAAAAGGTTCTGCAACTTGTGAATTAATTATGGAAGATTGCAGAATTCCAAAGGAAAACTTATTGAGAGCTATCGGAAAAGGATTTAAAATAGCTATGATGACTCTTGATGGTGGAAGAATCGGTATTGCATCTCAGGCGCTTGGAATTTCCCAGGGAGCTCTAGATGAAAGTATCAATTACGTAAAAGAAAGAAAACAATTTGGAAGAAGTATAGCAGTATTTCAAAATACACAATTTCAACTTGCAGATATGCATACAAAAACTAAAGCAGCAAGAATGCTAGTGTATAGTGCTGCATGTAAAAAATCAAGCAAAAAGCCATATTCACAAGATGCAGCTATGGCCAAGTTGTTGGCTGCAGAAACAGCTATGGAAGTGACAACTAAAGCTGTACAACTCCACGGAGGATATGGATATACCAGAGAATATCCTGTAGAAAGAATGATGAGAGATGCAAAAATAACTGAAATATACGAGGGAACATCTGAAGTACAAAAGATGGTAATTTCAGCCGGACTTCTTAAATAA
- a CDS encoding MaoC family dehydratase yields the protein MKYSELKLGMKSSITKTITETDVILYSGISLDTNPAHLNEEYAKNTMFKKRIAHGMLTAGLISAVLGTKLPGEGSIYMGQELKFKAPVYMGDTITAEAEIIELIDEKNQILLKTTCTNQDGKVVIDGTARIMKK from the coding sequence ATGAAATATTCAGAACTAAAACTTGGAATGAAAAGCAGTATAACTAAAACTATAACTGAAACAGATGTAATTCTTTATTCTGGAATAAGTTTAGATACAAATCCTGCACATCTAAATGAGGAATACGCTAAAAATACAATGTTTAAAAAAAGAATTGCACACGGAATGCTGACTGCCGGTCTTATATCAGCAGTCCTTGGTACAAAGCTTCCTGGAGAAGGAAGTATTTATATGGGACAGGAATTAAAATTTAAAGCACCTGTTTATATGGGAGATACAATTACTGCTGAAGCTGAAATTATAGAGCTTATCGATGAGAAAAATCAAATATTATTGAAAACAACATGTACTAATCAAGATGGGAAAGTAGTAATAGACGGAACAGCCAGAATAATGAAAAAATAA
- the fabG gene encoding 3-oxoacyl-ACP reductase FabG: MRLEDKVCIVTGGAKGIGFEMAKLFASEGAKVIAADMSDLDYSLENVEGYKLNVANPTQCEELFNYASEKYGKIDVLVNNAGITRDALTHKITDDMWDIVIDVNLKGVFNLTKHVGPYMMKQGNGSIINISSVVGEYGNIGQANYSATKAGVIGLAKTWAKEFARKGAAVRANAIAPGYVMTDILKTVPQPLLDDFAKLTMLGRLGQPEEIAKAALFLASDDSSYVTGHVLSVNGGMRL, encoded by the coding sequence ATGAGATTAGAAGACAAAGTCTGTATAGTTACTGGTGGGGCAAAAGGTATCGGTTTTGAGATGGCTAAGTTGTTTGCAAGTGAAGGAGCAAAAGTAATAGCCGCTGATATGTCTGATCTTGATTATTCATTGGAAAACGTAGAAGGGTATAAGCTCAATGTAGCTAATCCTACTCAGTGTGAAGAATTATTTAACTATGCTTCTGAAAAATATGGAAAAATTGACGTATTGGTAAACAATGCCGGGATAACAAGAGATGCTCTTACACATAAAATAACAGATGATATGTGGGACATTGTAATAGATGTCAACCTCAAGGGTGTCTTTAATCTAACAAAACATGTAGGACCATACATGATGAAACAAGGAAATGGATCAATTATAAATATCTCCTCTGTAGTTGGAGAATATGGAAATATAGGTCAGGCTAATTATTCTGCAACGAAAGCTGGAGTAATAGGACTTGCTAAAACATGGGCAAAGGAATTTGCCAGAAAGGGAGCCGCAGTAAGAGCTAATGCAATAGCCCCTGGATACGTTATGACAGATATATTAAAGACTGTTCCTCAGCCTCTTTTAGACGATTTTGCTAAACTTACAATGCTTGGAAGATTAGGTCAACCTGAGGAGATTGCCAAAGCTGCACTTTTCCTTGCCAGTGATGATTCAAGTTATGTAACAGGGCATGTTTTAAGTGTTAATGGTGGAATGAGACTTTAG
- a CDS encoding acetyl-CoA C-acetyltransferase has translation MKKVYVISAKRTAVGSFLGGLSSVSPAELGGAVIRNIIEESGIDPKNLDEVVIGNVLPAGHGQGIGRQAAVAGGVPYEVPAYSLNIICGSGMKSVISAYSNIKSGEANLIIAGGTESMSQAGFVLPAAVRGGHKMADIKMIDHMIKDALTDSFNDYHMGITAENIVEKYGLTRDAQDKFAMESQKRAIAAVDSGRFKDEIVPVEVKTRKGTVIVDQDEHPNRKTTPEILAKLRPAFKKDGSVTAGNASGLNDGASMLLLASEEAVEKHNLKPIAEIISTGQGGVDPSIMGMGPVPAINNALSKLEMKLEDIELLELNEAFAAQSLGVMTELSKQHDVSLEWFSERTNVNGGAIAIGHPVGASGNRITTTLIHEMIKRDVSVGLASLCIGGGMGTALIIKRV, from the coding sequence ATGAAAAAAGTATATGTAATAAGTGCAAAGAGGACAGCTGTTGGTTCTTTTCTTGGAGGCCTAAGCAGCGTCTCGCCAGCTGAACTTGGAGGAGCAGTAATAAGAAATATAATCGAAGAGTCGGGAATCGATCCTAAAAACCTTGACGAAGTTGTAATTGGAAATGTCCTCCCTGCAGGGCACGGTCAAGGAATAGGGAGACAGGCTGCAGTAGCAGGAGGAGTTCCCTATGAAGTTCCAGCTTATTCGCTAAACATTATCTGTGGAAGCGGAATGAAGTCTGTAATCTCAGCTTATAGCAACATTAAATCAGGGGAAGCCAATCTTATCATTGCAGGTGGAACTGAGTCTATGTCTCAGGCAGGTTTCGTACTTCCTGCAGCAGTAAGAGGCGGTCACAAGATGGCTGATATAAAAATGATCGATCACATGATAAAAGATGCTCTGACAGATTCTTTCAATGACTATCATATGGGAATAACAGCTGAAAATATTGTTGAGAAGTATGGTCTTACAAGAGATGCTCAAGATAAATTTGCAATGGAATCTCAAAAGAGAGCAATTGCAGCAGTAGACTCTGGAAGATTTAAAGACGAGATTGTTCCTGTAGAAGTTAAAACAAGAAAGGGAACAGTTATTGTAGATCAGGATGAACATCCAAATAGAAAAACAACTCCAGAAATTCTTGCGAAATTAAGACCGGCCTTTAAAAAAGACGGTAGTGTAACTGCAGGTAATGCATCGGGTCTAAATGATGGAGCAAGTATGCTACTTCTTGCCTCTGAAGAAGCTGTGGAAAAACATAATCTTAAACCCATTGCTGAAATAATATCTACAGGTCAGGGAGGAGTGGATCCTTCTATAATGGGAATGGGACCTGTTCCTGCCATAAACAATGCACTTAGTAAATTAGAAATGAAGCTTGAAGATATAGAGCTTTTGGAACTAAATGAAGCCTTCGCAGCCCAGTCTTTAGGTGTAATGACCGAACTGTCAAAACAGCACGATGTTTCACTTGAATGGTTCTCAGAAAGAACAAATGTGAATGGAGGAGCCATAGCAATAGGACACCCTGTAGGAGCATCTGGAAATAGAATTACAACTACTCTTATTCATGAGATGATAAAGAGAGATGTGAGTGTTGGGCTGGCCTCTCTGTGTATAGGGGGGGGAATGGGAACTGCTCTAATAATAAAAAGAGTATAG
- a CDS encoding 3-oxoacid CoA-transferase subunit B encodes MSLDVKGRIAKRVAQELSSGDVVNLGIGLPTLVGNYIADDVEVIFQSENGLIGLGPEPDEANVDLDLTNAGGQPVTIFEHGATFDSATSFGIIRGGHVDVTVLGSLQVDEEGNLANWIIPGKKVPGMGGAMDLVVGAKKVIIAMTHTARGKAKILEKCTLPFTAVKQVNMIITELGVMEVTPEGLLLKEIAPDATVEEIQDLTEAKLIINNDLKIMKF; translated from the coding sequence ATGAGTCTAGATGTAAAAGGAAGAATTGCCAAAAGAGTTGCCCAAGAACTTTCTTCAGGAGATGTAGTGAACTTGGGTATAGGCTTACCTACACTTGTGGGAAACTATATAGCTGATGATGTCGAGGTTATATTTCAGTCTGAAAATGGACTTATAGGTCTGGGACCAGAGCCTGATGAAGCTAATGTAGATTTGGATCTTACCAATGCCGGAGGACAACCAGTAACAATATTTGAACATGGGGCAACATTTGACAGTGCTACTTCCTTTGGCATTATTCGTGGAGGACATGTAGATGTGACAGTGTTGGGATCTCTTCAGGTAGATGAAGAAGGAAACCTTGCAAACTGGATCATTCCTGGTAAAAAAGTACCTGGAATGGGTGGAGCAATGGATCTAGTTGTTGGAGCTAAAAAAGTAATCATTGCAATGACGCATACAGCCAGAGGAAAAGCAAAGATTTTAGAAAAATGTACCCTTCCTTTTACAGCTGTAAAACAGGTAAATATGATTATCACAGAGCTGGGAGTAATGGAAGTAACTCCTGAAGGACTGCTTCTAAAGGAAATAGCTCCAGATGCCACGGTGGAAGAGATCCAAGATCTAACAGAGGCAAAACTTATAATAAATAACGACTTAAAAATAATGAAGTTTTAA
- a CDS encoding CoA transferase subunit A yields the protein MSKVVLAKEAISHIKDGMSIMVGGFMVQGTPETLIDAMVECGAKDLTIICNDAGYPDKGVGKLISNGQVKKLIASHIGLNPMAGELMNEGKIEVVLVPQGTLVEQIRSGGAGLGGVLTPTGLGTIVEEGKKILEIQGEKYLLEEALKADVALIGGSIVDKKGNIVYRYTTQNFNRVMATAAGLVLVGAKEIVEPGTIPVDNVMTPHLFVDYIVKEGE from the coding sequence ATGTCAAAAGTAGTTTTAGCTAAAGAAGCCATAAGTCATATTAAAGACGGTATGAGTATAATGGTCGGGGGATTTATGGTACAAGGGACACCTGAAACTCTTATTGATGCTATGGTGGAATGTGGGGCAAAAGATTTGACTATAATCTGTAATGATGCCGGCTATCCAGATAAGGGAGTAGGAAAATTAATATCCAACGGACAGGTAAAAAAACTTATCGCATCCCATATTGGACTGAATCCAATGGCCGGAGAACTGATGAATGAAGGAAAAATAGAAGTGGTATTAGTCCCTCAGGGAACACTTGTAGAACAGATCAGGTCAGGCGGAGCAGGTCTAGGAGGAGTTCTCACTCCCACAGGTTTAGGTACTATTGTGGAAGAAGGGAAAAAAATTCTGGAAATTCAGGGAGAAAAATATCTTCTTGAAGAAGCACTCAAAGCAGATGTGGCTCTCATTGGCGGATCTATTGTAGATAAAAAAGGAAACATTGTATATAGATATACGACTCAAAACTTTAACAGGGTTATGGCTACTGCTGCAGGCCTAGTTTTAGTAGGAGCGAAAGAAATTGTTGAACCTGGAACAATACCTGTTGATAATGTTATGACACCACACCTATTTGTTGATTATATTGTGAAGGAAGGAGAATAA